CGCTACACCGAGCTGGTGCGCGTGGGGGAGTCCACCGTGCCCGAGCGCCGGGAGCTGCTCGTCGCCCATCGCGAACGTGTGCGCGCACAGCTCGACGAGATCACCGCGAGCCTGCGGGCCATCGACCACAAGATCGACATCTACGACAAGGAGATCTCACTCTCATGAAGACCACCACTCTGGGAACCTCCACCCCCATCGAGGTCAGCCGCATCGGCCTCGGACTGATGGGCATCAGCGCCTTCTACACCGGCGCCGGCCAGGACGACGCCGACGGGGCGCGCACGATCCTCGGCGCCCTCGACCGCGGCGTCACCTTCCTCGACACTGCGGAGATGTACGGGCCGTACACGAACGAGGAACTCCTCGGCAAGACGCTGGCCGAGGCGGGCCGCCGGGACGACGTCGTCATCGCCACGAAGTTCGGCACGATCCGCCACACGACGACCGGCGAGCGCGGGCTGGACGGCACACCGGCCAACGTGCGGCTGGCCGTCGAGGGGTCGCTGCGCCGGCTGCGCACCGATCGCATCGACATCTACTACCAGCACCGGATGGACCCTGCGACGCCCATCGAGGACACGGTCGGCGCGCTGGCCGAGCTCGTCGCCGAAGGCAAGATCCGCGGCTACGGCCTCTCGGAGGCCTCGGTCGCGACGATCCGTCGCGCGCACGCGGTCCATCCCGTGACCGCGATTCAGACCGAGTACTCACTGTGGACGCGCGACCCCGAGGCGGAGCTGCTGCCGGCGCTCGCCGAGCTCGGCATCGGGTTCGTTCCGTACTCTCCCCTCGGGCGGGGGTTCCTCACCGGCGCGATCCGCTCGCTGGACGCGCTCGACGAGGATGACTTCCGCAAGAGCAACCCGCGTTTCGCCGACGGCGCGTTCCAGGCCAACCTCGCGATCGTCGACGAGGTCGAGAAGGTCGCCGCGGATGCCGGCGCCACCCCCGCTCAGGTGGCGCTGGCGTGGCTGCTGGCCCAGGGGGAGCACATCGCGCCGATCCCTGGCACGCGAAAGCTCACCCGCGTCGAGGAGAACATCGCAGCGGTCGACCTGGTGCTGACGCAGGACCAGGTGGCCGCGCTGGCCGCCGTCGGCTCTCCGGTCGGCGACCGCTACGCCGACATGTCGACCGTCAACCGCTGACCGTCGAGGTGCCCTTCGTCGCGGCCTCGGCCGCGGCGGA
The DNA window shown above is from Microbacterium laevaniformans and carries:
- a CDS encoding aldo/keto reductase; this encodes MKTTTLGTSTPIEVSRIGLGLMGISAFYTGAGQDDADGARTILGALDRGVTFLDTAEMYGPYTNEELLGKTLAEAGRRDDVVIATKFGTIRHTTTGERGLDGTPANVRLAVEGSLRRLRTDRIDIYYQHRMDPATPIEDTVGALAELVAEGKIRGYGLSEASVATIRRAHAVHPVTAIQTEYSLWTRDPEAELLPALAELGIGFVPYSPLGRGFLTGAIRSLDALDEDDFRKSNPRFADGAFQANLAIVDEVEKVAADAGATPAQVALAWLLAQGEHIAPIPGTRKLTRVEENIAAVDLVLTQDQVAALAAVGSPVGDRYADMSTVNR